Within Actinoplanes sp. L3-i22, the genomic segment GTCGGTCACTCCGCCGGCGGGACGGTCGTGTTGCAGAGCGCGCGTTTCTTCCCCAGCGTGAAGGCGGTGGCGGCCTACGGGACGCACACCATGGTCGCGACGATGCTCGGCTGGCCGGCCGGGACGGTCGTGCCGGCCCAGGTCGCCTCGCCGGTCCTGCTGATGGCCGGCTCGCAGGACGGCGTGATCAACGGATCCGCCGACCGTTACGGCGAAGAAGCAACCTCAAGACAAGACCCGATCTCCCGTACGTTCGACGAGGCGCTGCCCGACCGCAACGGCGCGAACCTGCAGGTCACCTTCGCCGGGGCGAACCACTTCGGGATCGTGCACCCGGTCGACGAGACCGCGGCGCGCGCGTTCCTCGACCTGCCGGCCACCACCGATCCGGCCGTGACCCGGGCGGCGCTGGCCGACGTGCTCGCCGCGTTCCTCGACGTGCACCTGCGCTCGCTGCCGGGCGACGCGCTGGACAAGGCACTCCAGTCATCCGACATCGCCGCGATCCGGCGGAGGTAACAGCCATGCTCAAGAACTTCTGGTACGCGGTGGAGTTCTCCGACCGGGTCACCACGAAACCGGCGCGGATCACCGTGCTCGGGCAGTACCTGGCCATCTACCGCACCCCCAAGCAGGGCCGCGTGGTCGTGCTCAGCGACCTCTGCGTGCACCGGGGCGCCGCGCTCTCCGGCGGCCACCTCAAGGACGACAAGATCGTCTGCCCGTATCACGGCTGGGAGTACGAGCCGGACGGTCAGTGCACGCGCATCCCGGCGAACCTGCCGGGGCGGGCGATTCCGCGCAAGGCTCGGGTGGACTCCTATCCCGTACGGGAAAAATATGGTTTTGTCTGGGTTTTTCTCGGTGATCTGCCCGAGGAGGAGCGGCCGCCGATGCCGGTCTGGCCGGAGTTCGACGACCTGGTCGAGAACGGCGGCAAGTTCCGCGTGGTGACCGGCGAGTTCCTGTGGAACGCCAACTACGAGCGGATCCTGGAGAACGGCTGCGACATCGCGCACGCGCCGTTCGTGCACGCCGGGCGGTTCGGCAACCCGGAGATGCCCGAGGTGCCGGAGTACGAGGTGGAGAGCCCGGACGAGTGGTCCGCGTTCGCCACCGTCGACCTGCACCCGCCGAAGCCGTCCGGGATCTGGGGCAGGTTCGGCCGGCTGGTCGGCAACGACCTGAAGAAGCGGCCGCCGGTCACCACGTCGGCCGGCTGGATGCTGCCCAACATGATCAAGCTGCACGTGCGGCTACCGATCGGCGACATGGTCATCTACGACACCAACATCCCGATCGACGAGACGCACACGCTGGTCAAATGGGTCGCGCTGCGGACGTTCTTCACCGGCAGGTGGGCCGACAAGGACGCGATCAACCGGACCATGCGGATCTTCTACGAGGACGCCGCGGTGGTCGACAAGGTGCGGCCCGAGCTGCTGCCGTTCGATCTCGGGGCGGAGCTGCACATCAAGAGCGACATGATCGCGGTGCACTACCGGCGGCGGCGTCAGGAGCTGGCCGAGAAGGGGTGGCTGCTCAATGAGGAGGACTTCATCACCGGGGACGTCCCGAAGCGGACGGCGACCGTGATCCCCTCGCCGGCGCGGCGGGAGAACCCGGAGCTGAGCCGGGCCTGGGTGCACAAGGCCCGCGGCGAGCACCCCAGTGTGGCCGCCGCCCAGATGATCGACCCGCCCGCGTCTTCGGAGGACGAGAAGTGAGCCTGCCCGCCGAGCTGTCCGACACGACTCTTTCCAAGATCCTCGACCGCTTCCCGGTCGTGCTCGACTCGGACCGCGAGCTGACCTCGCCGATGAGTCCCGCGCCGGTCGGGCGGATCCGGGTCTGGCGCGGCGACGGGCCGGTCGTCAAGGTGGTCAACGTGTCGCTGGTCGTGCCGCCGATCGGGCTGGACAGCCACATGATCTTCGCGTTCACCGCGCCGTCGTCGGGCGTCCCGCACTTCACCGTCGACTCGGTGGCCAACGGGGAGAGCTACGCGTTCCACCTGGATCTGATCCCGCGGATCGACCTGGCCACCTCGCTGTCCTATCTGGACCAGGTCTACGAGCCGCTCACGCCGCTCTACCAGGAGGTACGCGGTCGCGAAGGCCTTACCCCAGCACACCTGACGCCGCGCCAATATGCTCTTATGTCGCCTTGGATGCTGGTGAATCGGGCAACGGCTGAGGCCTTTGTCGGCATCGGCGAAGCCGTGGACGCCTACGTCACGCACTGGGCCGGGCTGGTCGAGGCCGGGATCAAGGCGGACGGCACCGCCGAGCGCGACGCCGAACACCGCGCGCTGCTGTTCAGCCCGGAGATCGACCCGGTCTGGAAGCAGACCGTGCGGCTGCTCGGCGAGGAGCAGAGCGAATCGGTCCGCGCCGAGCTGGTGGCCAACTGATGACCGCGCCGAGCGTCTGGCAGCAGCGGATCGCCGGGGAGTGGCACGGCCGGCCGTCGCTGTTCGACCACGCCGGCACGTGGTGCGGCTACGAGGAGATCCACCGGTCGTCGGAGTTCGCGGACGGGGTCACGACGTACAAAATGGATGGTGGTTTGATCGGGGGTGGGCCGCTGGCCGGGCAGTTCCGGCTCGGCGCGCCGTTCTCGTTCGGCGTGCTCGACTCGGACGCCAACCGGGTCTACACCGGGCCGGACTTCTTCGGCACCGGGCAGCCCTACGGCGGGTTCGTCGACTCGCACTACTACGGGCCGGGCTGGCAGGTCGACCTGAACACCTGGAACCAGGTGCTGCCGGACGGCGAGACCCAGGTCTACTCGTCCGTGCTCTACCAGGGCTGGGCGGTCGTGGGCTGCTTCAACGGGCTCTACACCCGGGTGCCCGGGCGGGTCGACCCGCTGATCGACGCGGAGACGCGCAACGGGCCGGTGCCGTACATCCTGCCGACCAAGCGGGCCGGGCGCTTCACCGGTGCCCTCGAACACTGGGGCGCCGATCAGAAGCTCCGCGGTTCGGTCACGGTCGCTCTCGCCTTGGAACCCATCAACCTCTTGCGTACGAAACGGGTCGTCACCTGGCATGGCCCGAGCCTCGACCGCGCGTTCACCGTGGAGACCCGCCGCGACGGGAACCGGCTCTTCTTCGAGGGGCCGGACGCCTACGGCAACGCGATCGGATTCGGACGCGCCTCGTTCTCGTCCCTGCATCTGAACGACGTCTGGAAGGTCAAGGGGCGGGAGTTCACGCTCGACGCCTCGCCCGGAATGTCCGCCGGGGGCCGGCTGTCGGTCGTCTACGAGCTGTTCGAAGGCGGGAACCTGGACTCGGTGCTGCACGGCGTGCTGGAGTGGGAATCGTGACCGGGCCGGTCGTGGTGGTCACCGGGGGGACGCGCGGAATCGGTCAAGGGCTGGTCCGGGCGTTCGCTGCTCAGGGCGCTTCGGTAGCCTTCTGCGGTCGCTCGGACGCGTCCGTGCAGGGGGCCGGCGCGCCCGGCGACGTGCTCGGTGTGGTGGCCGACGTGACCAGTCGTCACGACGTACGCAAGCTCTGGGATGCCACGGCGGACCGGTTCGGGCGGGTCGACATCTGGGTCAACAACGCCGGCCTCTCCACCTCCCGGCGGAAACTCTGGGAACTCGACGCGGACGAGATCGACGCCGTCGTCGACGTGAACCTGCGCGGCACGCTGCACGCCAGCGCGGTGGTCCTGGACGCGATGCTGGCGCAGGGGCACGGCGCGCTGTGGAACATGGAGGGCCTCGGGTCGAACGGGCAGATCGTGGCCGGGCTGACGCCGTACGGGGCGACCAAGCGCGGGCTGACCTACGCGACCATGGCGATGGCGAAGGAGCTTTCCGGCACGCCGGTGACGGTGGGACTGCTCTCCCCCGGGATGGTGGTGACCGACCTGCTCACCCGGGACTACTCGCCCGAGGAGTTCGAGAAGGCGAAGAAGATCTTCAACATCCTGGCCGACCGGGTCGAGACCGTGACGCCCTGGCTGGCCGCGAAAGTGCTGGCCGGGGTCAAGAACGGGGGCCGGGTCGCCTGGCTCACCAACCGCAAGGCGGCGTACCGGTTCGCGACCGCGGCGTTCACCAGGCGCGACCTGTTCCCGGGGGCGTGACCGTGGCGTACCCGGTGGTTCTCGCGCTCGAAGATTTTGTCCCGACATTTCTCGGTTCAGTGGGATTCGGGCTGCTCGGCCGCCTCGCGCCCACCTCGCCGGCGCGGCGGGCCGGGCTGGCCGGGGCCGTGCTGATCGGGCTCGGCGGCGGCGCCAAGTGCCTGTGGAAGCTGCTGGTCGCGGCCGGCGCGGGCGACTTCCCGGTGCTCGAACAAGCGCTGTTTCCGCTGATGGCGGCCGGGGCCTGCCTGCTCGCCTGGTCGCTGGCCGTGACGATCCGGCGCGGGCGGCGTACCCAGGTGTGGGGTTTTGTCGTGGTTTATCTGGTGGGTGTCGGGGGCTCGATCGCGGCCGGCAGCCTGCACCCGATGTTCGTGGTCGCGACGTTCGGGGTGACCGCCGTCAGCGTGCTCGGGGCGATCGTGGCCGGGCGGTACCGGCAGTGGTGGGCGGTGTCGCTGTTCGTGCTCGGGCTGGTGCTGGTCACCTCGCTGGTGCCGCTGCGGCAGTCGCCGAAGCACGAGACGCTCGCCTATCAGTGGCTGGAGCAGTCCCTCAACACGTCCGCGCAGTTGGCGCTGCTGGTGGCGGCTCTGCTGACCGTGCGCGCCCTGCGCCTTTCCCCCGTCTTTTCCCCCACCGCCTCTTCCCCCGCTGGTCCTTTTTCCAGCGCCACATCCAGCACGCCGGATTCGGCCGTTGCGTCCGGCACGCTTGAGGAGACCGCATGACCGACGCCCTCGGGTGGCGCCGCAAGTTCGGCGTGATCGCCCCGTCGACCAACACCATCGTCGAACCGGACTTCTACCGGATGACCGTGCCCGGGGTGACCGCGCACTTCTCCCGGATCCACATCCGCAACCAGGACCTCTCCGACGACGCCAACTTCGAGAACCTGCTGGTCCAGATCCGGGCCGAGATCGGGTTCGCCTGCGAGCGGGTGCTGACCTGCGAGCCGGACTACATGGTGATGGGCATGTCCGCGGAGACGTTCTGGGGCGGGGTCGAGGGGAACCGCGAGTTCGTCGGCCAGATCAAGGCGATCACCGGGCTGGAGGTGGCGACCGGGGCGGAGGCGTGCGAGCGGGCGCTCAAGCTCTACGGCGCCCGCAAGATCGGCGTGGTCACCCCCTACCAGCCGGTCGGCGACGCGAACGTGGTCCGCTTCTTCGGCGAGATCGGCTTCGAGGTGACCGCGATCGAGGGTCTGAAATGCCCGACCGCGGTCTCCATCGCCCACGTCACCGAGGACGAACTGCGCGCCGCGATCCGCTCCGTCAACGGCCCGGACGTCGACGCGATCGTCCAGTGCGGCACCAACCTGTCCATGATCAGCCTGGCCGACGAGGCCGAACGCTGGCTGGGCAAACCGGTCATCGCCATCAACGCCGCAACCTGGTGGATGGCCCTCCGCGACAACGGAATCACCGAAAAACTCCACGGCGCCGGCAGCCTCCTCCGCAACCACTAACCCCAACCCAGCCCGCCAACCTCCGTCACCCAACAGCAGCGATCATCGGGCTTCCGGCAGGTCGTAGACGACGGTGGGGATGTCGTGGGCGCACAGCGTCGCCAGGATCAGCGGCTCGATCTTGTCCCAGGTGCCGCCGGCGAGCCCGCTGCCGATCCGTGGCATGTGGACGGACGCCTGATGCGCCCGAGCATGCGTGACCAGGGTGGTCAGGCACTCGTGGATCGCCTCATACCGCACCGGCGGGCCGGCGCCGAGCTCGTAGCCGGAGCTGGTGCGCAGCCCCTGCTTCGTCACGATGCCGTGCTGGCCGACCATGTTCGCCACCCAGAGCTCAGCCTCGACCGGCACCAACTGAACCGCCCCCAGCCGGAAAGCCGGAACCGCCCCACCCAGCTCAGGCCGCGGGCTTTGCTGGTCGGCGGCGGACTCGCGGTGCCAGCGGCGGAACTCCCGCTCCGGCTCGGGCCAGCGACGCGAGATCGCCTGGACGATCCCCTTGCCCCAGGCCCCGATGTCGTTGCAGACGTGAGCGATGATCCGGCGCCCCTCGCCGGCCGGAGCGGTGGCGTCGCCCTCGACGTAGCTCAACTTCTGCATGCCACGACCCTAAACACCACCCCCGACAAGAACGCCGCCTTTTTGACCCGCAGCGATACTTTCTAGTGAGCCGTTGCCAAGTCGAGATGTCCCGGAGCAGAGGTTGATCATGACTGTTGTTAACGTCCCAGCGTGAGCGAGCAGCTGCCACCCCCGCCGAGTCACGGAACGCCGCATGGCGACCCGGCTCCGTCGCCCCATACACCCGATTCGTCCGCCTCGGCCGACGCAACGATCGCCCACCCGGCCCCGAGCGACGCAACCGTCGCCCAGCCGACCGCGAGCGACCCAGCTCCGAGCGAGCCGACCTGGAGCGAGCCGGCCCCGGCCGATGCGACGATCGCCGACGTGAACGCGGCCGACACCCCGGCCCACCCCGAGTTCCCCGCCGGGCCGACATCCGCGGACGAGTCCGGGCCCGCCCCCGCGGACGAGACCTACGCCTACCGCGTCCCGGACCCGACCTCCACCTACCCGGCCCCGGAGCCCACCGCCCCCTACGCGGCCCCGGCCTTCCCCCCACCCCCGGACGCCGCCCCGAGCCCGCCCGTCCAGGCCTACCAGCCGCCGGCCTCCCCGGCTCCGGCCCCGACCTTCCCGGCCCCCGGCCAGGCTTTCCCGGCCCCCGGCTTCCCGCCCCCGGGCCAGGCGTATCCGGGCTACCCGCCCCCCGGCGGCGGCCAGGCCTACCCCGGCCAGGCCTACCCCGGCCAGGCATATCCCGGGCAGGCATATCCCGGGCAGGCATATCCCGGGCAGGCGTACCCCGGGCAGGCATACCCCGCCCCCGGCTACCCGCCGACGGCCTACCCCGCCCCGGGCCAGCCCACCTATCCCCCGGCCGCCGCCTACCCGGCCCCGGGCTATCCCCCGGCCGCCGCCTACCCGGCCCCCGGCTACCCGCCGACCGGCTACCCGGGCCAGTTCCCGCCCGCCGGCTACTACCAGCAGGCCCCGGGATTCCCCGCGCCCCCGAACCCGTACCAGAGCCAGGAGACCAACCGCCTGGCGATCATCTCCCTGGTCACCGGCTTGATCGGCCTGATCCCGTTCGGCCTGATCTTCGGCATCCTGGCGATCCGGCAGATCAACCGCACCGGCGAGCGCGGCCGCGGCCAGGCCGTCGGCGGCCTCATCGCGGCCGGCGTCTGGATGTACATCGTCTACTCGATCATCATCGGCGTGCGGGGCGCCAACGCCTACGAGGACGCGATCAACAACAGGTACGCGAGTCCGACCAGCAACTCGCGGGGGATGGCCGGCCTCTACCCGGGTATCTGCATCGACAAGATGTTCGGCAGTAACGCCGAGGCGCTGACCATCGTGCCGTGCACCTCGCCGCACGAGGCCGAGGTCTACTCGGTGTTCACCCTGCCCGAGGCGGACGGTTTCGAGGGCGCCACGGCGACCCGGGACCGGGTCCGGGAGAGCTGCGAGGGCGACTTCCAGCGTTACCGGGTCGGCAAGGACGCGACCATGCGGGTCGAGTTCCTCTATCCGGCCACCGAGACGGACTGGTACGACGACCGCAGTGTGGTCTGTGTCGCGGTCGATCCGAGCGGCCCACGCACCGGTTCACTGCAGGACTGAGGCACCGCCGGATCGGGGTCGTGGGGGCTGCCCCGCGCAAAGCCGCCCCCACGACCCTGAACCGGCCCCGGTCAGAGCAGCATCCGCCGCCGCCGGGCGGGCAGCATCGCGAGCAGTCCGAGCCCGGGCAGCAGCAGCGCCGTCCCGATCAGCCCCATGGTCGCCCACTCCAGGCCGGGCCCGGTCTTGGGCAGCGAGTCGGTGTCGGTCGCGGCGGCCGCCGACGAGGACGAGGCCGAGGTCGGCGACGTGGTCGCCGTCCCGCTGGTGAACGTGATCGGCACCTCCACCTTGTTGGCCGCGACCACGTCGGCCGGGTTGCTCGACGGCAGCAGCTGGGCCGCGATCACGCAGCCGCTGGTCCCGCACTTGTGCCCGCCGAACGTGGTGGCCAGTTTCAGCGTCACGGTCTTCGTCTTGCCGCCGGCGTCGGAGGAGACGAACTCGGCGCCGCCGGACAGGTTGCAGTCGGTCGACGTGCCCGGGTTCTTGATGCACTGGCCGAGCGCGATGTTCTCCAGGTTCTTGGTGAACCCGGTGCCGTAGACGGTGATCGTGTCACCGCTCTTCAGCCCGCTGGTCTTGGAGACGTGCAGCGTGGGCTTGGCGGCGGCCGGCGAGACATCCAGGACGACCACGGCGGCGGCGCACACGAACCCGGCCGCGAGCGCCGCGGCGTACCGTAGCAAGGTTTTTGATCGAACCATCAGAAGCCTCCAGATCGAGAGACGGCAGCCTCGTCGGTGCCGAGGTAGGACAGGACGACGGCGGGGTGCGCGCGGACCTCGTCGGGGGTGCCGGCCGCGATCACCCGGCCGGCGTCCATCGCGATCAGCCGGTCCGCGACGCGGGACAGCAGCGGCAGGTCGTGTTCGATGACCAGCACGGTGGTGCCGAGCTCGGCGCGGACGCGGAGCATCAGTTCGCCGAGGGCGACGCCGTCGGACTGGGTGAGCCCGGACGACGGCTCGTCGAGCAGCAGCAGTCGCGGGCGCAGCGTGAGCAGGCAGCAGAGTTCGACGATCCGGCGGGTTCCGGTGGAGAGCTCGCCCACCGGCCGCTCGGCGATCCCGTCCAGACCCATCGCCGCCAGCGCGGCTTGGGCCCGTTCGGCCTTTCCGGCCTCCGGCCGGGCATCGCCGAGGAGATCTTCGATCAGATGCGCCGGGTTGCGGCCCTCCGCGGCGATCATGACATTTTCCCGTACGGACATGGCCGGGAACAGCCGAGCGTCCTGAAAGGAGCGCACCAGCCCGGCCCGCGCCCGCCGTTCCGGGGTCCAGCCGGTCACCGCCCGCCCCCGGTACCGCACGGTCCCGCCGTCCGCCCGGGTGAAGCCGGCGAGGATCTCGAAGAGCGTGGTCTTCCCGGCCCCGTTCGGCCCGATGATCCCGACGATCTCCCCTTCGGCCACCGCGAACGTCGCGTCCCGCACGGCCCGCACCCCGCCGAACGCCCGCCGGATCCCGGCCACCTCCAGCAGCAGCCCGGCCCCGCCCGGCTCCAGCCGCCCCACCGGCAACTCCCGCACCTGCCACCGCCCACCCCCACCGGCTGGTCCCGAGGGCTGGGTCCCGGGGTCCGGAACAGCCCTGCGGACCAGCCGGGACCGCAGGCTGTGCGGGAGGCCGCTGAGGCCGTCGGGTAGGAAGATCACGATGAGCAGCCACCCGAGGGTGAGCAGCGCCTGGCCGGGGATGCCCATCGGGATCAGGGCCGGCAGCCCGACGATCACCAGCGCGCCGAGGAGCGCGCCGCCCGGGCGGGACAGCCCGCCGACCACGGCCAGGGCGACCACGTCGATGCTGGCGGAGGCCGGGAACGTGT encodes:
- a CDS encoding dienelactone hydrolase family protein, with amino-acid sequence MIRSIWWAATIPGADKPFDTAHLRIYYPAVATGSDQERLTGVFPADPAQAPYPVALIVSGVNVGQEAYRWLATELAGRGFIAVTYDWVGELFGGLKGITPGVILDAARPDSYGTQPTTPSVPAVLEALAESPLAEVMDLDKVGLVGHSAGGTVVLQSARFFPSVKAVAAYGTHTMVATMLGWPAGTVVPAQVASPVLLMAGSQDGVINGSADRYGEEATSRQDPISRTFDEALPDRNGANLQVTFAGANHFGIVHPVDETAARAFLDLPATTDPAVTRAALADVLAAFLDVHLRSLPGDALDKALQSSDIAAIRRR
- a CDS encoding aromatic ring-hydroxylating dioxygenase subunit alpha is translated as MLKNFWYAVEFSDRVTTKPARITVLGQYLAIYRTPKQGRVVVLSDLCVHRGAALSGGHLKDDKIVCPYHGWEYEPDGQCTRIPANLPGRAIPRKARVDSYPVREKYGFVWVFLGDLPEEERPPMPVWPEFDDLVENGGKFRVVTGEFLWNANYERILENGCDIAHAPFVHAGRFGNPEMPEVPEYEVESPDEWSAFATVDLHPPKPSGIWGRFGRLVGNDLKKRPPVTTSAGWMLPNMIKLHVRLPIGDMVIYDTNIPIDETHTLVKWVALRTFFTGRWADKDAINRTMRIFYEDAAVVDKVRPELLPFDLGAELHIKSDMIAVHYRRRRQELAEKGWLLNEEDFITGDVPKRTATVIPSPARRENPELSRAWVHKARGEHPSVAAAQMIDPPASSEDEK
- a CDS encoding SDR family NAD(P)-dependent oxidoreductase — encoded protein: MTGPVVVVTGGTRGIGQGLVRAFAAQGASVAFCGRSDASVQGAGAPGDVLGVVADVTSRHDVRKLWDATADRFGRVDIWVNNAGLSTSRRKLWELDADEIDAVVDVNLRGTLHASAVVLDAMLAQGHGALWNMEGLGSNGQIVAGLTPYGATKRGLTYATMAMAKELSGTPVTVGLLSPGMVVTDLLTRDYSPEEFEKAKKIFNILADRVETVTPWLAAKVLAGVKNGGRVAWLTNRKAAYRFATAAFTRRDLFPGA
- a CDS encoding arylmalonate decarboxylase, whose translation is MTDALGWRRKFGVIAPSTNTIVEPDFYRMTVPGVTAHFSRIHIRNQDLSDDANFENLLVQIRAEIGFACERVLTCEPDYMVMGMSAETFWGGVEGNREFVGQIKAITGLEVATGAEACERALKLYGARKIGVVTPYQPVGDANVVRFFGEIGFEVTAIEGLKCPTAVSIAHVTEDELRAAIRSVNGPDVDAIVQCGTNLSMISLADEAERWLGKPVIAINAATWWMALRDNGITEKLHGAGSLLRNH
- a CDS encoding macro domain-containing protein; the encoded protein is MQKLSYVEGDATAPAGEGRRIIAHVCNDIGAWGKGIVQAISRRWPEPEREFRRWHRESAADQQSPRPELGGAVPAFRLGAVQLVPVEAELWVANMVGQHGIVTKQGLRTSSGYELGAGPPVRYEAIHECLTTLVTHARAHQASVHMPRIGSGLAGGTWDKIEPLILATLCAHDIPTVVYDLPEAR
- a CDS encoding DUF4190 domain-containing protein, which gives rise to MSEQLPPPPSHGTPHGDPAPSPHTPDSSASADATIAHPAPSDATVAQPTASDPAPSEPTWSEPAPADATIADVNAADTPAHPEFPAGPTSADESGPAPADETYAYRVPDPTSTYPAPEPTAPYAAPAFPPPPDAAPSPPVQAYQPPASPAPAPTFPAPGQAFPAPGFPPPGQAYPGYPPPGGGQAYPGQAYPGQAYPGQAYPGQAYPGQAYPGQAYPAPGYPPTAYPAPGQPTYPPAAAYPAPGYPPAAAYPAPGYPPTGYPGQFPPAGYYQQAPGFPAPPNPYQSQETNRLAIISLVTGLIGLIPFGLIFGILAIRQINRTGERGRGQAVGGLIAAGVWMYIVYSIIIGVRGANAYEDAINNRYASPTSNSRGMAGLYPGICIDKMFGSNAEALTIVPCTSPHEAEVYSVFTLPEADGFEGATATRDRVRESCEGDFQRYRVGKDATMRVEFLYPATETDWYDDRSVVCVAVDPSGPRTGSLQD
- a CDS encoding neocarzinostatin apoprotein domain-containing protein, whose product is MVRSKTLLRYAAALAAGFVCAAAVVVLDVSPAAAKPTLHVSKTSGLKSGDTITVYGTGFTKNLENIALGQCIKNPGTSTDCNLSGGAEFVSSDAGGKTKTVTLKLATTFGGHKCGTSGCVIAAQLLPSSNPADVVAANKVEVPITFTSGTATTSPTSASSSSAAAATDTDSLPKTGPGLEWATMGLIGTALLLPGLGLLAMLPARRRRMLL